The Oreochromis niloticus isolate F11D_XX linkage group LG15, O_niloticus_UMD_NMBU, whole genome shotgun sequence genome includes a region encoding these proteins:
- the mlpha gene encoding melanophilin a isoform X2, with protein sequence MSSSSLNKRSNQTEKSIKTDQNSTFKTMKEAKMKSIRRLFFILWTDELDSELKNKIEKEDSKRELLGSQSNLSDSLCIRCLQPFKFLVNSKRQCLDCRMYTCKSCSRYNKKEHGWVCDNCRMNRVLKIGTLGWYHDNVRNRFKRFGSAKVMRSLYKRLNGEGGRDDDTQSMPDVHNHAYNGNEDDQGEFEGQRYKVMRKNKRLLSVHPMDFDNEDYLPHSRRPSVQDDRYYRNDVDYDHYSHRGNRRKSLDRYAMRPDDNGENRMVRTRSLSKITSSVARQQYVDTSDEEEYQRYPQMYQQPPHRRRGSRTSSQENLGQAPPINELSKRMSAIETLLSRLEEKITPGVNEQASNPSAQNEEEKLRRKLSELAGNLSDKGPSSDDEAGKKSFSVGKGLTRLKGGPAIALNSRKDKELSSSSDEMPTEAQKRSTAAALCDLTTEVLRTINATENAMVEYGLSEPIDRSHLVGTDVKQADDAFRELEENVSLQHELHASLSLKPNPPPRPKHDGNVWTGFNPPGCCVSVHQRQGWCRSNTLGPVTVQFESSYSSSRFRKRLHNHLKHAPEQLVKLGLCSLLPNSLKVISKNG encoded by the exons ATGTCATCTTCATCCTTGAACAAGCGTTCAAATCAAACCGAGAAATCAATAAAAACTGATCAGAATTCAACATTTAAAACTATGAAAGAAGCCAAAATGAAATCTATaagaagacttttttttatacTGTGGACAGATGAACTGGACAG TGAGCTGAAGAATAAGATAGAGAAGGAGGACTCAAAACGAGAGCTGCTGGGCTCTCAGAGCAACTTGTCCGACTCGCTGTGTATCCGCTGCCTGCAGCCCTTCAAGTTCCTGGTCAACAGCAAACGCCAGTGTCTGGACTGTCGCATGTACACCTGCAAGTCCTGCAGCCGCTACAACAAGAAGGAGCACGGCTGGGTGTGCGACAACTGCCGCATGAACAG GGTGCTCAAGATCGGGACTCTGGGTTGGTACCATGACAACGTGAGAAACCGTTTCAAGCGCTTTGGTAGCGCCAAAGTGATGAGGTCATTGTACAAGAGGCTGAACGGAGAAG GTGGGCGTGATGATGACACCCAGAGTATGCCGGATGTCCACAATC ACGCATATAATGGCAATGAGGATGATCAAGGAGAATTCGAGGGTCAGCGCTACAAAGTG ATGAGGAAGAACAAACGTCTGCTGTCTGTTCATCCTATGGACTTTGACAATGAGGATTATCTGCCTCACTCACGGCGTCCGTCTGTGCAG GATGATCGGTACTATAGGAATGACGTGGACTACGACCATTACAGCCACAGAGGAAACCGCAGGAAGAGCCTGGACCGATACGCCATGAGACCTG ATGACAACGGAGAGAATCGGATGGTCCGGACTCGCTCTCTGTCCAAGATCACCTCGTCGGTGGCTCGGCAGCAGTACGTTGACACATCAGACGAGGAAGAGTACCAGAGGTACCCGCAGATGTACCAACAACCACCCCACCGCCGAAGGGGCAGTAGAACCTCCTCCCAGGAGAACCTGGGACAAGCCCCGCCG ATAAATGAACTGAGCAAACGAATGTCAGCCATCGAGACTCTGCTGAGCCGCCTGGAGGAAAAGATTACGCCTGGTGTAAACGAG CAGGCATCAAATCCATCAGCTCAGAATGAGGAGGAGAAACTGAGAAGGAAGCTTAGTGAGCTGGCGGGGAACCTGAGTGATAAGGGCCCGTCATCAGATGACGAGGCTGGGAAGAAGTCCTTCTCTGTGGGTAAAGGTTTGACCAGACTGAAGGGTGGCCCAGCGATCGCTCTGAACTCCCGGAAGGACAAAGAACTGAGCTCATCCAGTGATGAGATGCCCACTGAGGCTCAGAAG AGATCGACTGCCGCCGCCCTCTGTGACCTCACCACTGAGGTCCTGAGAACCATTAATGCCACAGAAAACGCTATGGTCGAGTACGGCCTCTCAGAGCCGATCGACAGGTCCCACTTAGTAGGCACTGACGTAAAGCAGGCCGATGATGCGTTCAGGGAACTTGAGGAAAATGTAAGCCTCCAACATGAACTGCACGCCTCATTGTCCCTGAAACCCAACCCTCCGCCTCGTCCGAAGCATGATGGAAATGTCTGGACTGGCTTTAACCCTCCCGGCTGCTGTGTGTCCGTCCATCAGCGACAGGGCTGGTGTCGGTCAAACACACTGGGTCCAGTCACAGTCCAGTTTGAGTCCAGTTACAGCAGTTCTAGATTTAGGAAAAGGTTACATAATCATTTGAAACATGCCCCAGAACAGTTGGTAAAACTAGGTCTATGCTCATTATTGCCCAACAGCCTTAAAGTTATCAGTAAAAATGGCTGA
- the mlpha gene encoding melanophilin a isoform X5, whose product MSSSSLNKRSNQTEKSIKTDQNSTFKTMKEAKMKSIRRLFFILWTDELDSELKNKIEKEDSKRELLGSQSNLSDSLCIRCLQPFKFLVNSKRQCLDCRMYTCKSCSRYNKKEHGWVCDNCRMNRVLKIGTLGWYHDNVRNRFKRFGSAKVMRSLYKRLNGEGGRDDDTQSMPDVHNHAYNGNEDDQGEFEGQRYKVMRKNKRLLSVHPMDFDNEDYLPHSRRPSVQQDDRYYRNDVDYDHYSHRGNRRKSLDRYAMRPDDNGENRMVRTRSLSKITSSVARQQYVDTSDEEEYQRYPQMYQQPPHRRRGSRTSSQENLGQAPPINELSKRMSAIETLLSRLEEKITPGVNEQASNPSAQNEEEKLRRKLSELAGNLSDKGPSSDDEAGKKSFSVGKGLTRLKGGPAIALNSRKDKELSSSSDEMPTEAQKVYITAGQSYELESKLRQLEQSAKNQFGGTTDSELSELEDVVALTAARVQSAESEVSDIESKIAALSAAGSKKKVSGTQRKKSTQDFQKANGTQLKSSNMF is encoded by the exons ATGTCATCTTCATCCTTGAACAAGCGTTCAAATCAAACCGAGAAATCAATAAAAACTGATCAGAATTCAACATTTAAAACTATGAAAGAAGCCAAAATGAAATCTATaagaagacttttttttatacTGTGGACAGATGAACTGGACAG TGAGCTGAAGAATAAGATAGAGAAGGAGGACTCAAAACGAGAGCTGCTGGGCTCTCAGAGCAACTTGTCCGACTCGCTGTGTATCCGCTGCCTGCAGCCCTTCAAGTTCCTGGTCAACAGCAAACGCCAGTGTCTGGACTGTCGCATGTACACCTGCAAGTCCTGCAGCCGCTACAACAAGAAGGAGCACGGCTGGGTGTGCGACAACTGCCGCATGAACAG GGTGCTCAAGATCGGGACTCTGGGTTGGTACCATGACAACGTGAGAAACCGTTTCAAGCGCTTTGGTAGCGCCAAAGTGATGAGGTCATTGTACAAGAGGCTGAACGGAGAAG GTGGGCGTGATGATGACACCCAGAGTATGCCGGATGTCCACAATC ACGCATATAATGGCAATGAGGATGATCAAGGAGAATTCGAGGGTCAGCGCTACAAAGTG ATGAGGAAGAACAAACGTCTGCTGTCTGTTCATCCTATGGACTTTGACAATGAGGATTATCTGCCTCACTCACGGCGTCCGTCTGTGCAG CAGGATGATCGGTACTATAGGAATGACGTGGACTACGACCATTACAGCCACAGAGGAAACCGCAGGAAGAGCCTGGACCGATACGCCATGAGACCTG ATGACAACGGAGAGAATCGGATGGTCCGGACTCGCTCTCTGTCCAAGATCACCTCGTCGGTGGCTCGGCAGCAGTACGTTGACACATCAGACGAGGAAGAGTACCAGAGGTACCCGCAGATGTACCAACAACCACCCCACCGCCGAAGGGGCAGTAGAACCTCCTCCCAGGAGAACCTGGGACAAGCCCCGCCG ATAAATGAACTGAGCAAACGAATGTCAGCCATCGAGACTCTGCTGAGCCGCCTGGAGGAAAAGATTACGCCTGGTGTAAACGAG CAGGCATCAAATCCATCAGCTCAGAATGAGGAGGAGAAACTGAGAAGGAAGCTTAGTGAGCTGGCGGGGAACCTGAGTGATAAGGGCCCGTCATCAGATGACGAGGCTGGGAAGAAGTCCTTCTCTGTGGGTAAAGGTTTGACCAGACTGAAGGGTGGCCCAGCGATCGCTCTGAACTCCCGGAAGGACAAAGAACTGAGCTCATCCAGTGATGAGATGCCCACTGAGGCTCAGAAG GTGTACATCACGGCCGGTCAGTCCTATGAGCTGGAGTCGAAGCTGCGGCAGCTCGAGCAGAGCGCCAAGAATCAGTTTGGAGGGACAACGGACTCAGAACTGTCAGAGCTTGAGGACGTGGTGGCACTGACCGCCGCCAGAGTCCAGAGTGCTGAGAGCGAG GTTTCTGATATTGAGAGTAAAATCGCTGCTCTGAGCGCCGCCGGATCCAAGAAGAAG GTTTCAGGAACTCAGAGGAAAAAGTCGACTCAGGATTTTCAGA AAGCTAACGGCACTCAGTTGAAATCCAGCAACATGTTCTGA
- the mlpha gene encoding melanophilin a isoform X6 has translation MSSSSLNKRSNQTEKSIKTDQNSTFKTMKEAKMKSIRRLFFILWTDELDSELKNKIEKEDSKRELLGSQSNLSDSLCIRCLQPFKFLVNSKRQCLDCRMYTCKSCSRYNKKEHGWVCDNCRMNRVLKIGTLGWYHDNVRNRFKRFGSAKVMRSLYKRLNGEGGRDDDTQSMPDVHNHAYNGNEDDQGEFEGQRYKVMRKNKRLLSVHPMDFDNEDYLPHSRRPSVQQDDRYYRNDVDYDHYSHRGNRRKSLDRYAMRPDDNGENRMVRTRSLSKITSSVARQQYVDTSDEEEYQRYPQMYQQPPHRRRGSRTSSQENLGQAPPINELSKRMSAIETLLSRLEEKITPGVNEQASNPSAQNEEEKLRRKLSELAGNLSDKGPSSDDEAGKKSFSVGKGLTRLKGGPAIALNSRKDKELSSSSDEMPTEAQKVYITAGQSYELESKLRQLEQSAKNQFGGTTDSELSELEDVVALTAARVQSAESEVSDIESKIAALSAAGSKKKVSGTQRKKSTQDFQTNGTQLKSSNMF, from the exons ATGTCATCTTCATCCTTGAACAAGCGTTCAAATCAAACCGAGAAATCAATAAAAACTGATCAGAATTCAACATTTAAAACTATGAAAGAAGCCAAAATGAAATCTATaagaagacttttttttatacTGTGGACAGATGAACTGGACAG TGAGCTGAAGAATAAGATAGAGAAGGAGGACTCAAAACGAGAGCTGCTGGGCTCTCAGAGCAACTTGTCCGACTCGCTGTGTATCCGCTGCCTGCAGCCCTTCAAGTTCCTGGTCAACAGCAAACGCCAGTGTCTGGACTGTCGCATGTACACCTGCAAGTCCTGCAGCCGCTACAACAAGAAGGAGCACGGCTGGGTGTGCGACAACTGCCGCATGAACAG GGTGCTCAAGATCGGGACTCTGGGTTGGTACCATGACAACGTGAGAAACCGTTTCAAGCGCTTTGGTAGCGCCAAAGTGATGAGGTCATTGTACAAGAGGCTGAACGGAGAAG GTGGGCGTGATGATGACACCCAGAGTATGCCGGATGTCCACAATC ACGCATATAATGGCAATGAGGATGATCAAGGAGAATTCGAGGGTCAGCGCTACAAAGTG ATGAGGAAGAACAAACGTCTGCTGTCTGTTCATCCTATGGACTTTGACAATGAGGATTATCTGCCTCACTCACGGCGTCCGTCTGTGCAG CAGGATGATCGGTACTATAGGAATGACGTGGACTACGACCATTACAGCCACAGAGGAAACCGCAGGAAGAGCCTGGACCGATACGCCATGAGACCTG ATGACAACGGAGAGAATCGGATGGTCCGGACTCGCTCTCTGTCCAAGATCACCTCGTCGGTGGCTCGGCAGCAGTACGTTGACACATCAGACGAGGAAGAGTACCAGAGGTACCCGCAGATGTACCAACAACCACCCCACCGCCGAAGGGGCAGTAGAACCTCCTCCCAGGAGAACCTGGGACAAGCCCCGCCG ATAAATGAACTGAGCAAACGAATGTCAGCCATCGAGACTCTGCTGAGCCGCCTGGAGGAAAAGATTACGCCTGGTGTAAACGAG CAGGCATCAAATCCATCAGCTCAGAATGAGGAGGAGAAACTGAGAAGGAAGCTTAGTGAGCTGGCGGGGAACCTGAGTGATAAGGGCCCGTCATCAGATGACGAGGCTGGGAAGAAGTCCTTCTCTGTGGGTAAAGGTTTGACCAGACTGAAGGGTGGCCCAGCGATCGCTCTGAACTCCCGGAAGGACAAAGAACTGAGCTCATCCAGTGATGAGATGCCCACTGAGGCTCAGAAG GTGTACATCACGGCCGGTCAGTCCTATGAGCTGGAGTCGAAGCTGCGGCAGCTCGAGCAGAGCGCCAAGAATCAGTTTGGAGGGACAACGGACTCAGAACTGTCAGAGCTTGAGGACGTGGTGGCACTGACCGCCGCCAGAGTCCAGAGTGCTGAGAGCGAG GTTTCTGATATTGAGAGTAAAATCGCTGCTCTGAGCGCCGCCGGATCCAAGAAGAAG GTTTCAGGAACTCAGAGGAAAAAGTCGACTCAGGATTTTCAGA CTAACGGCACTCAGTTGAAATCCAGCAACATGTTCTGA
- the mlpha gene encoding melanophilin a isoform X3, which produces MSSSSLNKRSNQTEKSIKTDQNSTFKTMKEAKMKSIRRLFFILWTDELDSELKNKIEKEDSKRELLGSQSNLSDSLCIRCLQPFKFLVNSKRQCLDCRMYTCKSCSRYNKKEHGWVCDNCRMNRVLKIGTLGWYHDNVRNRFKRFGSAKVMRSLYKRLNGEGGRDDDTQSMPDVHNHAYNGNEDDQGEFEGQRYKVMRKNKRLLSVHPMDFDNEDYLPHSRRPSVQQDDRYYRNDVDYDHYSHRGNRRKSLDRYAMRPDDNGENRMVRTRSLSKITSSVARQQYVDTSDEEEYQRYPQMYQQPPHRRRGSRTSSQENLGQAPPINELSKRMSAIETLLSRLEEKITPGVNEASNPSAQNEEEKLRRKLSELAGNLSDKGPSSDDEAGKKSFSVGKGLTRLKGGPAIALNSRKDKELSSSSDEMPTEAQKRSTAAALCDLTTEVLRTINATENAMVEYGLSEPIDRSHLVGTDVKQADDAFRELEENVSLQHELHASLSLKPNPPPRPKHDGNVWTGFNPPGCCVSVHQRQGWCRSNTLGPVTVQFESSYSSSRFRKRLHNHLKHAPEQLVKLGLCSLLPNSLKVISKNG; this is translated from the exons ATGTCATCTTCATCCTTGAACAAGCGTTCAAATCAAACCGAGAAATCAATAAAAACTGATCAGAATTCAACATTTAAAACTATGAAAGAAGCCAAAATGAAATCTATaagaagacttttttttatacTGTGGACAGATGAACTGGACAG TGAGCTGAAGAATAAGATAGAGAAGGAGGACTCAAAACGAGAGCTGCTGGGCTCTCAGAGCAACTTGTCCGACTCGCTGTGTATCCGCTGCCTGCAGCCCTTCAAGTTCCTGGTCAACAGCAAACGCCAGTGTCTGGACTGTCGCATGTACACCTGCAAGTCCTGCAGCCGCTACAACAAGAAGGAGCACGGCTGGGTGTGCGACAACTGCCGCATGAACAG GGTGCTCAAGATCGGGACTCTGGGTTGGTACCATGACAACGTGAGAAACCGTTTCAAGCGCTTTGGTAGCGCCAAAGTGATGAGGTCATTGTACAAGAGGCTGAACGGAGAAG GTGGGCGTGATGATGACACCCAGAGTATGCCGGATGTCCACAATC ACGCATATAATGGCAATGAGGATGATCAAGGAGAATTCGAGGGTCAGCGCTACAAAGTG ATGAGGAAGAACAAACGTCTGCTGTCTGTTCATCCTATGGACTTTGACAATGAGGATTATCTGCCTCACTCACGGCGTCCGTCTGTGCAG CAGGATGATCGGTACTATAGGAATGACGTGGACTACGACCATTACAGCCACAGAGGAAACCGCAGGAAGAGCCTGGACCGATACGCCATGAGACCTG ATGACAACGGAGAGAATCGGATGGTCCGGACTCGCTCTCTGTCCAAGATCACCTCGTCGGTGGCTCGGCAGCAGTACGTTGACACATCAGACGAGGAAGAGTACCAGAGGTACCCGCAGATGTACCAACAACCACCCCACCGCCGAAGGGGCAGTAGAACCTCCTCCCAGGAGAACCTGGGACAAGCCCCGCCG ATAAATGAACTGAGCAAACGAATGTCAGCCATCGAGACTCTGCTGAGCCGCCTGGAGGAAAAGATTACGCCTGGTGTAAACGAG GCATCAAATCCATCAGCTCAGAATGAGGAGGAGAAACTGAGAAGGAAGCTTAGTGAGCTGGCGGGGAACCTGAGTGATAAGGGCCCGTCATCAGATGACGAGGCTGGGAAGAAGTCCTTCTCTGTGGGTAAAGGTTTGACCAGACTGAAGGGTGGCCCAGCGATCGCTCTGAACTCCCGGAAGGACAAAGAACTGAGCTCATCCAGTGATGAGATGCCCACTGAGGCTCAGAAG AGATCGACTGCCGCCGCCCTCTGTGACCTCACCACTGAGGTCCTGAGAACCATTAATGCCACAGAAAACGCTATGGTCGAGTACGGCCTCTCAGAGCCGATCGACAGGTCCCACTTAGTAGGCACTGACGTAAAGCAGGCCGATGATGCGTTCAGGGAACTTGAGGAAAATGTAAGCCTCCAACATGAACTGCACGCCTCATTGTCCCTGAAACCCAACCCTCCGCCTCGTCCGAAGCATGATGGAAATGTCTGGACTGGCTTTAACCCTCCCGGCTGCTGTGTGTCCGTCCATCAGCGACAGGGCTGGTGTCGGTCAAACACACTGGGTCCAGTCACAGTCCAGTTTGAGTCCAGTTACAGCAGTTCTAGATTTAGGAAAAGGTTACATAATCATTTGAAACATGCCCCAGAACAGTTGGTAAAACTAGGTCTATGCTCATTATTGCCCAACAGCCTTAAAGTTATCAGTAAAAATGGCTGA
- the mlpha gene encoding melanophilin a isoform X4: MERKLDLSRLTDEEAKHVWEVIQRDFNLRKKEEERLSELKNKIEKEDSKRELLGSQSNLSDSLCIRCLQPFKFLVNSKRQCLDCRMYTCKSCSRYNKKEHGWVCDNCRMNRVLKIGTLGWYHDNVRNRFKRFGSAKVMRSLYKRLNGEGGRDDDTQSMPDVHNHAYNGNEDDQGEFEGQRYKVMRKNKRLLSVHPMDFDNEDYLPHSRRPSVQQDDRYYRNDVDYDHYSHRGNRRKSLDRYAMRPDDNGENRMVRTRSLSKITSSVARQQYVDTSDEEEYQRYPQMYQQPPHRRRGSRTSSQENLGQAPPINELSKRMSAIETLLSRLEEKITPGVNEQASNPSAQNEEEKLRRKLSELAGNLSDKGPSSDDEAGKKSFSVGKGLTRLKGGPAIALNSRKDKELSSSSDEMPTEAQKRSTAAALCDLTTEVLRTINATENAMVEYGLSEPIDRSHLVGTDVKQADDAFRELEENVSLQHELHASLSLKPNPPPRPKHDGNVWTGFNPPGCCVSVHQRQGWCRSNTLGPVTVQFESSYSSSRFRKRLHNHLKHAPEQLVKLGLCSLLPNSLKVISKNG; this comes from the exons TGAGCTGAAGAATAAGATAGAGAAGGAGGACTCAAAACGAGAGCTGCTGGGCTCTCAGAGCAACTTGTCCGACTCGCTGTGTATCCGCTGCCTGCAGCCCTTCAAGTTCCTGGTCAACAGCAAACGCCAGTGTCTGGACTGTCGCATGTACACCTGCAAGTCCTGCAGCCGCTACAACAAGAAGGAGCACGGCTGGGTGTGCGACAACTGCCGCATGAACAG GGTGCTCAAGATCGGGACTCTGGGTTGGTACCATGACAACGTGAGAAACCGTTTCAAGCGCTTTGGTAGCGCCAAAGTGATGAGGTCATTGTACAAGAGGCTGAACGGAGAAG GTGGGCGTGATGATGACACCCAGAGTATGCCGGATGTCCACAATC ACGCATATAATGGCAATGAGGATGATCAAGGAGAATTCGAGGGTCAGCGCTACAAAGTG ATGAGGAAGAACAAACGTCTGCTGTCTGTTCATCCTATGGACTTTGACAATGAGGATTATCTGCCTCACTCACGGCGTCCGTCTGTGCAG CAGGATGATCGGTACTATAGGAATGACGTGGACTACGACCATTACAGCCACAGAGGAAACCGCAGGAAGAGCCTGGACCGATACGCCATGAGACCTG ATGACAACGGAGAGAATCGGATGGTCCGGACTCGCTCTCTGTCCAAGATCACCTCGTCGGTGGCTCGGCAGCAGTACGTTGACACATCAGACGAGGAAGAGTACCAGAGGTACCCGCAGATGTACCAACAACCACCCCACCGCCGAAGGGGCAGTAGAACCTCCTCCCAGGAGAACCTGGGACAAGCCCCGCCG ATAAATGAACTGAGCAAACGAATGTCAGCCATCGAGACTCTGCTGAGCCGCCTGGAGGAAAAGATTACGCCTGGTGTAAACGAG CAGGCATCAAATCCATCAGCTCAGAATGAGGAGGAGAAACTGAGAAGGAAGCTTAGTGAGCTGGCGGGGAACCTGAGTGATAAGGGCCCGTCATCAGATGACGAGGCTGGGAAGAAGTCCTTCTCTGTGGGTAAAGGTTTGACCAGACTGAAGGGTGGCCCAGCGATCGCTCTGAACTCCCGGAAGGACAAAGAACTGAGCTCATCCAGTGATGAGATGCCCACTGAGGCTCAGAAG AGATCGACTGCCGCCGCCCTCTGTGACCTCACCACTGAGGTCCTGAGAACCATTAATGCCACAGAAAACGCTATGGTCGAGTACGGCCTCTCAGAGCCGATCGACAGGTCCCACTTAGTAGGCACTGACGTAAAGCAGGCCGATGATGCGTTCAGGGAACTTGAGGAAAATGTAAGCCTCCAACATGAACTGCACGCCTCATTGTCCCTGAAACCCAACCCTCCGCCTCGTCCGAAGCATGATGGAAATGTCTGGACTGGCTTTAACCCTCCCGGCTGCTGTGTGTCCGTCCATCAGCGACAGGGCTGGTGTCGGTCAAACACACTGGGTCCAGTCACAGTCCAGTTTGAGTCCAGTTACAGCAGTTCTAGATTTAGGAAAAGGTTACATAATCATTTGAAACATGCCCCAGAACAGTTGGTAAAACTAGGTCTATGCTCATTATTGCCCAACAGCCTTAAAGTTATCAGTAAAAATGGCTGA
- the mlpha gene encoding melanophilin a isoform X1 — MSSSSLNKRSNQTEKSIKTDQNSTFKTMKEAKMKSIRRLFFILWTDELDSELKNKIEKEDSKRELLGSQSNLSDSLCIRCLQPFKFLVNSKRQCLDCRMYTCKSCSRYNKKEHGWVCDNCRMNRVLKIGTLGWYHDNVRNRFKRFGSAKVMRSLYKRLNGEGGRDDDTQSMPDVHNHAYNGNEDDQGEFEGQRYKVMRKNKRLLSVHPMDFDNEDYLPHSRRPSVQQDDRYYRNDVDYDHYSHRGNRRKSLDRYAMRPDDNGENRMVRTRSLSKITSSVARQQYVDTSDEEEYQRYPQMYQQPPHRRRGSRTSSQENLGQAPPINELSKRMSAIETLLSRLEEKITPGVNEQASNPSAQNEEEKLRRKLSELAGNLSDKGPSSDDEAGKKSFSVGKGLTRLKGGPAIALNSRKDKELSSSSDEMPTEAQKRSTAAALCDLTTEVLRTINATENAMVEYGLSEPIDRSHLVGTDVKQADDAFRELEENVSLQHELHASLSLKPNPPPRPKHDGNVWTGFNPPGCCVSVHQRQGWCRSNTLGPVTVQFESSYSSSRFRKRLHNHLKHAPEQLVKLGLCSLLPNSLKVISKNG; from the exons ATGTCATCTTCATCCTTGAACAAGCGTTCAAATCAAACCGAGAAATCAATAAAAACTGATCAGAATTCAACATTTAAAACTATGAAAGAAGCCAAAATGAAATCTATaagaagacttttttttatacTGTGGACAGATGAACTGGACAG TGAGCTGAAGAATAAGATAGAGAAGGAGGACTCAAAACGAGAGCTGCTGGGCTCTCAGAGCAACTTGTCCGACTCGCTGTGTATCCGCTGCCTGCAGCCCTTCAAGTTCCTGGTCAACAGCAAACGCCAGTGTCTGGACTGTCGCATGTACACCTGCAAGTCCTGCAGCCGCTACAACAAGAAGGAGCACGGCTGGGTGTGCGACAACTGCCGCATGAACAG GGTGCTCAAGATCGGGACTCTGGGTTGGTACCATGACAACGTGAGAAACCGTTTCAAGCGCTTTGGTAGCGCCAAAGTGATGAGGTCATTGTACAAGAGGCTGAACGGAGAAG GTGGGCGTGATGATGACACCCAGAGTATGCCGGATGTCCACAATC ACGCATATAATGGCAATGAGGATGATCAAGGAGAATTCGAGGGTCAGCGCTACAAAGTG ATGAGGAAGAACAAACGTCTGCTGTCTGTTCATCCTATGGACTTTGACAATGAGGATTATCTGCCTCACTCACGGCGTCCGTCTGTGCAG CAGGATGATCGGTACTATAGGAATGACGTGGACTACGACCATTACAGCCACAGAGGAAACCGCAGGAAGAGCCTGGACCGATACGCCATGAGACCTG ATGACAACGGAGAGAATCGGATGGTCCGGACTCGCTCTCTGTCCAAGATCACCTCGTCGGTGGCTCGGCAGCAGTACGTTGACACATCAGACGAGGAAGAGTACCAGAGGTACCCGCAGATGTACCAACAACCACCCCACCGCCGAAGGGGCAGTAGAACCTCCTCCCAGGAGAACCTGGGACAAGCCCCGCCG ATAAATGAACTGAGCAAACGAATGTCAGCCATCGAGACTCTGCTGAGCCGCCTGGAGGAAAAGATTACGCCTGGTGTAAACGAG CAGGCATCAAATCCATCAGCTCAGAATGAGGAGGAGAAACTGAGAAGGAAGCTTAGTGAGCTGGCGGGGAACCTGAGTGATAAGGGCCCGTCATCAGATGACGAGGCTGGGAAGAAGTCCTTCTCTGTGGGTAAAGGTTTGACCAGACTGAAGGGTGGCCCAGCGATCGCTCTGAACTCCCGGAAGGACAAAGAACTGAGCTCATCCAGTGATGAGATGCCCACTGAGGCTCAGAAG AGATCGACTGCCGCCGCCCTCTGTGACCTCACCACTGAGGTCCTGAGAACCATTAATGCCACAGAAAACGCTATGGTCGAGTACGGCCTCTCAGAGCCGATCGACAGGTCCCACTTAGTAGGCACTGACGTAAAGCAGGCCGATGATGCGTTCAGGGAACTTGAGGAAAATGTAAGCCTCCAACATGAACTGCACGCCTCATTGTCCCTGAAACCCAACCCTCCGCCTCGTCCGAAGCATGATGGAAATGTCTGGACTGGCTTTAACCCTCCCGGCTGCTGTGTGTCCGTCCATCAGCGACAGGGCTGGTGTCGGTCAAACACACTGGGTCCAGTCACAGTCCAGTTTGAGTCCAGTTACAGCAGTTCTAGATTTAGGAAAAGGTTACATAATCATTTGAAACATGCCCCAGAACAGTTGGTAAAACTAGGTCTATGCTCATTATTGCCCAACAGCCTTAAAGTTATCAGTAAAAATGGCTGA